In Caproicibacterium amylolyticum, a genomic segment contains:
- a CDS encoding LacI family DNA-binding transcriptional regulator translates to MAVTIKDVARAANVSPSTVSKAMNHSPSIPDATVQRIHEVMEQLHYSPNIQARNFAKKTTQNIAFIMQLEPHSAFTNPHMFDILCGVQEVLAQKGYNFSLVSVHQPEEALDTVRRIVQQKSADGVVVHGSATTKELTTFLTETHFPHVLIGKPNFESQACWIDTNNFLSGQIAAEHLCKCGFSEIAFIGGAKQDKIFSQRLNGFLSVMKERGLTVPPEYMKYGDSSSASGFTLTNEVLSGSQPPKAIICEDNVVAFGVIKALHQRNLEIPKDISLICFDNYPFSEIMDPMPTVVDIDVHDMGMQAASLLLRKIKKPDLQVQTYTTLPVLIVRNSTRAVKTEK, encoded by the coding sequence ATGGCTGTTACAATTAAAGATGTGGCACGTGCGGCGAATGTCTCCCCCTCCACCGTTTCGAAAGCAATGAATCACTCCCCGTCTATTCCCGATGCCACCGTGCAGCGGATTCACGAGGTAATGGAGCAGCTGCATTATTCCCCCAACATACAGGCACGCAACTTTGCAAAAAAGACGACACAAAATATTGCATTTATTATGCAGCTGGAACCGCACAGCGCTTTTACCAACCCGCATATGTTCGACATCCTCTGCGGTGTGCAGGAAGTGCTGGCGCAGAAAGGGTACAATTTCAGTCTGGTCAGTGTTCATCAGCCCGAGGAAGCGCTTGACACCGTACGCCGAATCGTTCAGCAGAAAAGCGCGGATGGCGTGGTTGTACATGGTTCAGCGACTACTAAAGAATTGACGACTTTTCTGACGGAAACACATTTTCCGCACGTCCTGATTGGCAAACCGAATTTTGAAAGCCAAGCCTGCTGGATTGACACCAACAATTTTCTTTCCGGGCAAATTGCCGCCGAGCATTTGTGCAAATGTGGTTTTTCAGAAATTGCATTTATCGGCGGCGCCAAACAGGACAAGATTTTTTCACAGCGACTGAATGGATTCCTCTCTGTTATGAAGGAACGGGGACTAACTGTACCGCCGGAATACATGAAATACGGAGATTCATCCAGTGCCAGCGGTTTTACGCTGACCAATGAAGTACTTTCCGGCAGCCAGCCGCCAAAAGCAATTATCTGCGAGGACAACGTGGTTGCCTTTGGCGTTATTAAAGCGCTTCATCAGCGAAACTTAGAGATTCCCAAAGATATTTCTCTGATTTGTTTCGATAATTATCCGTTTTCAGAAATTATGGACCCAATGCCGACCGTTGTGGATATTGATGTACACGATATGGGTATGCAGGCAGCTTCCCTGCTGCTGCGAAAGATTAAAAAACCGGATCTGCAGGTACAGACGTATACCACGCTTCCGGTTCTCATTGTCCGCAATTCCACACGCGCGGTAAAAACCGAAAAATGA
- a CDS encoding extracellular solute-binding protein: MKRKTRILASVLALCMAGTSLAGCQSGGGTSSAASAKASDAASSKAAAAPTTITIWHSAEAGIIKCLQTELDKLAPNVTVKFERKENMSDALKLIGNDPSSAPDMYLWAHDKTGTFAQMGILSPVTDFVSKDELADLLPVTTTASTYQGQMYQLPIFYETQMFLYNKKLMKTPPKTTDDLLKYAKENTKNGTYGLVEQHSTAYYAAAWMHAFGAAIVNDKSEPQLNTQAMMDSVAYHKQFVPYEPVDGEYNTVTTLFKEGKAHSIISGPWLVPDLKTSGIDFGVAPMPTVSSTGKALTPYAGVQGLFVLKNSAEGKKDAVTSVLRQLLKTDVGVSLAKAASCAPANNKCYSDAAVSSNEMLMTMKKTAETAVAMPNTPEMDVMWDATETMLAAVNKNKKDIKTECESAQKKALEGIQSMK; the protein is encoded by the coding sequence ATGAAAAGGAAAACAAGAATACTTGCGTCCGTGCTGGCTCTGTGTATGGCCGGCACATCTCTGGCGGGCTGCCAGTCAGGGGGAGGAACCTCGTCCGCTGCTTCGGCGAAGGCGTCGGATGCAGCTTCATCCAAAGCAGCCGCAGCACCCACCACGATAACCATCTGGCATTCCGCGGAGGCGGGCATCATCAAATGCCTGCAGACAGAACTTGACAAGCTGGCGCCAAACGTTACCGTGAAATTTGAACGCAAAGAAAACATGAGCGACGCCTTAAAGCTGATTGGCAACGATCCCTCAAGCGCGCCGGACATGTACCTTTGGGCACATGACAAAACCGGTACTTTTGCGCAGATGGGTATCCTTTCTCCGGTTACGGACTTTGTTTCCAAGGATGAGCTTGCGGATTTGCTGCCGGTCACCACAACTGCTTCTACTTATCAGGGGCAGATGTATCAACTGCCAATCTTCTACGAAACCCAGATGTTCCTTTACAACAAAAAGCTGATGAAAACGCCGCCAAAGACCACCGATGACTTGCTGAAGTATGCGAAAGAAAATACAAAGAACGGTACATATGGACTAGTGGAACAGCACAGTACCGCCTACTATGCAGCTGCATGGATGCACGCTTTTGGCGCTGCGATTGTTAATGATAAATCCGAGCCGCAGCTGAATACACAGGCGATGATGGATTCGGTTGCCTACCATAAGCAGTTTGTTCCCTATGAGCCGGTCGATGGTGAATACAACACTGTGACCACTCTGTTCAAAGAGGGCAAGGCACATTCCATCATCAGCGGCCCGTGGCTGGTGCCGGATTTGAAAACTTCCGGCATTGACTTTGGCGTGGCACCGATGCCGACGGTAAGTTCCACCGGAAAAGCACTGACGCCCTACGCCGGTGTACAGGGACTGTTCGTGCTGAAAAACTCCGCGGAGGGCAAGAAAGATGCTGTTACTTCCGTACTGCGTCAGCTGTTAAAGACCGATGTAGGCGTTTCCCTCGCCAAAGCAGCAAGCTGTGCGCCGGCAAATAACAAATGTTACAGTGACGCGGCGGTCAGCAGCAATGAAATGCTGATGACGATGAAAAAGACAGCCGAAACCGCAGTGGCAATGCCGAACACACCGGAAATGGACGTTATGTGGGATGCCACTGAAACGATGTTGGCCGCAGTCAACAAAAACAAAAAAGATATTAAAACCGAATGTGAAAGCGCCCAGAAAAAGGCTTTGGAAGGAATCCAATCTATGAAATAA
- a CDS encoding carbohydrate ABC transporter permease: protein MKKKIRPWAYSLPALVIIGFVILFPILYTGYISLTNMNVYHWFNFQLVGLKNYGKALFSFDSGFVPALLLTLLWTALNMVIQVVVAFLLAVLLNSEGLKLKNLYKTLLMFPWAMPAYVSILLWRMGIYNTEFGLLNHILRLLGMQPMNWLNDSTSAFICCMVVNLWMAFPFMILTMDGAIQSIDKSYYESATLDGAGTFVKMTKITAPFLRPIVTPAIIMTAFTTFKQFDIIYLMTQQQGAKTGANIHTVITYAYDKAFITNNYGFSAAVSILIFVIIIALSVFTRGYIKKEGAR from the coding sequence GTGAAAAAGAAAATTCGTCCCTGGGCATATTCCTTGCCTGCGCTGGTCATTATCGGCTTCGTGATCCTGTTCCCAATCCTTTATACCGGCTATATTTCCCTGACCAATATGAACGTTTATCACTGGTTTAATTTTCAGCTGGTTGGTTTGAAAAACTATGGCAAGGCACTGTTTTCGTTTGACAGCGGCTTTGTGCCGGCGCTGCTGCTAACCCTTCTCTGGACTGCGCTCAACATGGTGATTCAGGTCGTTGTTGCTTTTCTGCTTGCGGTTTTGCTCAACAGCGAGGGACTGAAGCTGAAAAATCTCTACAAAACGCTGCTCATGTTCCCTTGGGCTATGCCCGCCTATGTGTCAATTTTACTCTGGCGCATGGGTATTTACAACACAGAGTTTGGCCTGCTCAATCACATCCTGAGGCTGCTAGGCATGCAGCCCATGAACTGGCTGAACGACAGTACCTCTGCGTTTATCTGCTGTATGGTCGTAAATCTGTGGATGGCTTTTCCGTTTATGATTCTTACCATGGACGGCGCGATTCAGAGTATCGACAAATCCTACTACGAAAGCGCAACGCTGGACGGCGCCGGCACCTTTGTGAAGATGACAAAAATTACGGCGCCATTTCTGCGGCCAATCGTTACCCCTGCAATTATCATGACTGCCTTTACGACTTTTAAGCAGTTTGACATCATCTACCTGATGACGCAGCAGCAGGGTGCGAAAACCGGTGCAAATATCCATACGGTGATTACTTACGCCTATGACAAAGCCTTTATCACAAACAATTACGGCTTCAGCGCGGCCGTGTCCATTCTAATCTTTGTTATTATTATTGCGCTTTCTGTATTTACAAGGGGTTACATCAAAAAGGAGGGAGCCAGATGA
- a CDS encoding sugar ABC transporter permease, with protein sequence MNRKKRRRTVRLVFTNVFFIAICLLGLVPILYAVNVSFNAQNSVMSSSFSLLPQQFTLDNYKSVLFERPFFLWLKNSALLALVTVAISLLVGVPAAYAFARFRFKGRSPALYLLLILNAFPSILSMYALYRLFRSMGLINSYISLIIIYTGSMTIFSLWNMKGYFDTIPAEIEQAAQIDGANDSQIIWKIVMPLAKPTIIVTAVLVLISVWNDYIFAINFMTKAGKYTLAAGLYTLQATEYTRNWPQFSAASLLSSLPILIIFFIIQKNMQTGLTAGGVKE encoded by the coding sequence ATGAACAGAAAGAAAAGGCGGCGCACAGTTCGCCTGGTGTTCACCAACGTGTTTTTCATTGCAATTTGCCTGCTGGGACTTGTTCCGATTCTTTATGCAGTCAATGTTTCCTTTAATGCGCAGAACAGCGTGATGAGTTCCAGCTTTTCGCTGCTTCCGCAGCAGTTCACGCTGGACAATTACAAAAGCGTGCTGTTTGAGCGCCCGTTTTTCCTCTGGCTGAAAAACAGCGCGCTGCTGGCACTGGTTACAGTTGCCATTTCGCTGCTGGTCGGTGTGCCGGCGGCGTATGCTTTCGCGCGTTTCCGTTTCAAGGGGCGCAGCCCCGCGCTGTATCTGCTGCTGATTCTGAACGCGTTCCCGTCCATCCTTTCTATGTATGCACTCTACCGGCTGTTCCGCTCAATGGGACTCATCAACTCCTACATCAGCTTGATTATCATCTACACTGGTTCTATGACGATTTTCAGCCTGTGGAACATGAAGGGTTACTTCGACACCATTCCAGCTGAAATTGAGCAGGCCGCACAGATTGACGGCGCAAACGATTCCCAGATTATCTGGAAAATCGTGATGCCGCTTGCAAAGCCGACGATTATTGTTACCGCGGTGCTGGTTTTGATTTCTGTTTGGAATGACTACATTTTTGCAATCAACTTCATGACAAAAGCGGGGAAGTACACGCTTGCCGCCGGACTTTATACGCTTCAGGCCACCGAGTACACCCGTAACTGGCCGCAGTTTTCGGCGGCATCCCTGCTGTCGTCGCTGCCGATTCTGATTATCTTCTTTATCATTCAGAAGAATATGCAGACCGGGCTGACCGCCGGCGGAGTAAAGGAATAA